A part of Rattus norvegicus strain BN/NHsdMcwi chromosome 4, GRCr8, whole genome shotgun sequence genomic DNA contains:
- the Kcnd2l1 gene encoding uncharacterized protein Kcnd2l1, translating into MRKGHEETHTLRASLPCTLTFRKGSKFSCHLQRTGGKELWQDLARGDLCDFSSKLDGFSRFFFGPPFPRSSGTGAPEAAGGARGARGGGGGERSRRGKGRRRLCLTCVAGRSCGSRSLPAYLSIARAEQRAELARGRCGTTHWRGSSEQPSRAPAPPSASCLRARTPAHSCLGPGPTLPPPAPQPRNPAVPEPRSPAAPRPRGRRPRSKLAGASGLGGSPPPHLFELVAVGSARLRLAFGKVTRRREAQRVGEGDRELARALFMLPGSLGSGCSGAAGSAFPFPGARRQQSLYATQPRRVLCQVCTAGEARSARRQMLLPPRRRRLPAPELYNCHTAPELNLNRE; encoded by the exons ATGCGCAAAGGGCACGAAGAGACACACACTCTCAGAGCCTCACTCCCCTGCACACTGACATTTAGAAAAGGGTCTAAATTCTCCTGTCATTTGCAAAGGACAGGGGGAAAGGAGTTGTGGCAAGACCTAGCCAGAGGAGACTTGTGTGACTTTTCCAGCAAGTTGGACGG CTTTTCTCGATTTTTTTTCGGCCCCCCTTTCCCACGCTCATCTGGAACCGGGGCTCCGGAGGCAGCA GGTGGAGCGAGAGGAGCCCGAGGGGGCGGGGGCGGAGAAAGGTCAAGGCGAGGGAAAGGCAGGAGACGCCTTTGCCTAACCTGCGTGGCGGGGCGTTCGTGCGGCTCTcgctctctccctgcttatttaTCGATCGCACGGGCAGAGCAGCGCGCGGAGCTCGCTCGGGGGAGATGCGGGACCACCCACTGGCGGGGAAGCAGCGAGCAGCCCTCTCGCGCCCCCGCGCCGCCGAGCGCCTCCTGCCTCCGCGCCCGGACGCCAGCCCACTCCTGCCTCGGTCCCGGCCCCACGCTGCCACCGCCTGCCCCGCAGCCCCGGAACCCCGCAGTCCCGGAGCCCCGCAGCCCCGCAGCGCCCCGACCCCGGGGACGCCGGCCGCGCAGTAAGTTGGCAGGAGCGAGTGGCCTGGGCGGCTCGCCTCCCCCGCACCTTTTTGAACTTGTTGCTGTTGGCTCTGCTCGCCTGCGCCTGGCTTTTGGGAAGGTGACAAGGAGGAGGGAGGCacagagggtgggggaaggggacagagaGCTCGCCAGAGCTTTATTTATGCTCCCCGGGAGCCTGGGATCTGGCTGCTCGGGAGCCGCTGGCTCTGCCTTTCCCTTTCCGGGTGCAAGGCGACAGCAAAGTCTCTATGCAACTCAGCCCCGGCGCGTACTTTGCCAGGTATGTACGGCGGGCGAGGCGCGTTCTGCGCGGAGGCAGATGCTGCTGCCGCCACGGCGGCGGCGGCTGCCAGCTCCCGAGCTCTATAACTGTCACACTGCACCTGAGCTGAACTTGAACAGAGAGTGA
- the Kcnd2 gene encoding potassium voltage-gated channel subfamily D member 2 isoform X1 produces the protein MAAGVAAWLPFARAAAIGWMPVASGPMPAPPRQERKRTQDALIVLNVSGTRFQTWQDTLERYPDTLLGSSERDFFYHPETQQYFFDRDPDIFRHILNFYRTGKLHYPRHECISAYDEELAFFGLIPEIIGDCCYEEYKDRRRENAERLQDDADTDNTGESALPTMTARQRVWRAFENPHTSTMALVFYYVTGFFIAVSVIANVVETVPCGSSPGHIKELPCGERYAVAFFCLDTACVMIFTVEYLLRLAAAPSRYRFVRSVMSIIDVVAILPYYIGLVMTDNEDVSGAFVTLRVFRVFRIFKFSRHSQGLRILGYTLKSCASELGFLLFSLTMAIIIFATVMFYAEKGSSASKFTSIPAAFWYTIVTMTTLGFTDFQSRNGNTLHLIPRFL, from the coding sequence ATGGCAGCCGGTGTTGCAGCATGGCTACCCTTTGCCAGGGCAGCCGCCATTGGGTGGATGCCTGTTGCCTCCGGGCCTATGCCAGCTCCCCCAAGGCAGGAGAGAAAAAGGACTCAGGACGCTCTAATTGTGCTGAACGTGAGTGGCACCCGTTTCCAGACATGGCAAGACACCCTGGAACGATACCCAGACACTCTGCTGGGCAGTTCCGAGAGAGACTTTTTCTACCACCCAGAGACCCAACAATATTTCTTTGACCGTGACCCAGACATCTTCCGCCACATCCTCAACTTCTACCGCACGGGGAAGCTTCACTATCCCCGCCATGAGTGCATCTCGGCTTATGATGAAGAATTGGCCTTCTTTGGCCTCATCCCAGAAATTATTGGCGACTGCTGTTATGAGGAGTACAAGGACCGCAGGCGGGAGAATGCAGAGCGCCTCCAGGATGATGCAGACACTGACAATACAGGAGAGAGTGCTCTGCCCACCATGACTGCTAGGCAGAGGGTCTGGAGGGCCTTTGAGAACCCCCACACCAGCACCATGGCCCTGGTGTTCTACTATGTGACCGGGTTCTTCATTGCCGTCTCAGTCATCGCGAATGTGGTGGAAACAGTTCCATGTGGGTCTAGCCCAGGCCACATAAAAGAACTGCCTTGTGGGGAAAGGTATGCAGTGGCCTTCTTCTGCTTGGATACCGCCTGTGTCATGATCTTTACGGTTGAGTACTTGCTACGCCTGGCCGCAGCGCCTAGTCGTTACCGTTTTGTGCGCAGTGTCATGAGTATCATCGATGTGGTGGCCATCCTACCCTATTACATTGGGCTGGTGATGACAGACAATGAGGATGTCAGTGGCGCCTTTGTCACACTCCGAGTCTTTCGAGTCTTCAGGATCTTTAAGTTTTCCCGCCACTCTCAAGGCCTGCGTATACTGGGGTACACACTGAAGAGCTGTGCGTCAGAACTGGGCTTCTTGCTCTTTTCCCTCACAATGGCTATCATCATTTTCGCTACGGTTATGTTCTACGCAGAGAAGGGCTCTTCAGCAAGCAAGTTCACCAGCATCCCTGCAGCCTTCTGGTACACCATCGTCACCATGACAACACTGGG